A genomic segment from Flavobacteriales bacterium encodes:
- a CDS encoding T9SS type A sorting domain-containing protein, which produces MKRFLLSATLTALIGLSAISQTVPTYNQQVSCILFEHCTTCHHDGGIAPFSLMTYGDASAAAYGMLGSVTSRIMPPWPPNPDYNSLAHERLLTQEEIDIVANWVNGGFPEGTGTPPQAPYYGSSEVIQNPDLVVTMPQYTVSSQNNDVYRCFVLPTGLAQDVFITEIEVIPGNFEAVHHVLLFRDGTNVPAQLDAQDPGPGYTSFGGTGSNDSELIGGWVPGQSAKIYPANFGVRLPAGSNIIMQVHYPTTANGQSDQTKVNIRYSSNVTREVYINPPLNHATLNEGALIVPANQTRTFTCDYQVPNQFDVTILDVAPHMHLIGKSISAWATTPTNQTIPLIEIENWDFHWQGFYEFRQPIKIPAGSVLHSSATYDNTTNNLNNPNNPPQLVTAGEATTDEMMLIYFSYALYFPGDENMVVDTVTVHPSHVCEPLSVGQQELDMEHLTVYPNPTTDRLYLQLPVQEYEQISVTDIQGKTVLNFSSTDRNLDVSSLSDGIYMLQIASSGGIATRKFVIRR; this is translated from the coding sequence ATGAAAAGGTTTTTACTCTCAGCCACGCTTACTGCACTTATTGGTCTTTCTGCCATTTCGCAGACCGTTCCTACCTACAATCAACAGGTTTCGTGCATTCTATTTGAGCATTGTACCACTTGCCATCACGATGGTGGCATTGCACCCTTTTCGTTAATGACCTATGGCGATGCCTCTGCAGCGGCATACGGCATGCTCGGGTCGGTCACGTCACGCATCATGCCGCCATGGCCACCCAACCCTGACTACAACAGCTTGGCGCACGAGCGATTGCTGACACAGGAAGAAATAGACATCGTTGCCAACTGGGTGAACGGTGGCTTCCCAGAGGGAACAGGCACTCCGCCCCAAGCACCCTACTATGGCAGCTCTGAGGTGATACAGAACCCCGATCTGGTGGTGACCATGCCGCAGTACACTGTAAGCAGCCAGAACAATGACGTCTATCGCTGCTTTGTGCTTCCTACCGGTCTTGCTCAGGATGTGTTCATTACTGAGATCGAGGTGATACCGGGCAATTTTGAAGCGGTGCACCACGTATTGCTGTTCCGCGATGGCACCAATGTACCGGCCCAACTGGATGCTCAGGACCCGGGGCCGGGCTACACCAGTTTCGGTGGAACCGGTAGCAATGATTCGGAATTGATCGGTGGTTGGGTACCCGGACAGTCGGCAAAAATATATCCGGCCAACTTCGGTGTTCGGCTTCCTGCGGGATCCAATATCATTATGCAGGTGCACTATCCTACCACGGCCAATGGCCAGTCAGATCAGACAAAGGTCAATATCAGATACAGTTCGAATGTGACACGCGAGGTATACATCAATCCACCATTGAACCACGCCACACTCAATGAAGGAGCGCTGATCGTCCCTGCAAATCAGACCCGAACATTCACGTGCGATTATCAAGTTCCCAACCAGTTTGATGTTACTATTTTGGATGTGGCGCCACACATGCACCTGATCGGAAAATCGATAAGCGCCTGGGCTACCACCCCGACAAACCAGACAATACCGTTGATCGAAATAGAGAACTGGGATTTCCATTGGCAGGGATTCTATGAGTTCCGCCAGCCGATAAAGATCCCCGCGGGAAGCGTGCTGCACAGTTCGGCCACCTACGACAACACCACCAACAATCTCAATAACCCGAACAACCCTCCGCAATTGGTAACGGCCGGTGAGGCCACCACGGATGAAATGATGCTTATCTATTTCTCTTATGCGCTTTATTTCCCAGGTGATGAGAACATGGTTGTTGACACGGTCACGGTTCATCCATCGCATGTTTGCGAACCACTCAGCGTAGGTCAGCAGGAGCTTGATATGGAACACCTTACCGTTTACCCGAATCCGACCACCGACAGACTTTACTTGCAACTCCCGGTTCAGGAATATGAGCAGATCTCGGTAACGGATATTCAAGGTAAAACGGTTCTCAACTTCAGTTCTACAGACAGAAACTTGGATGTCTCTTCGCTTTCAGATGGCATTTACATGCTACAGATAGCCTCCAGCGGTGGCATTGCCACACGGAAGTTTGTGATAAGGCGTTAG
- a CDS encoding permease, whose amino-acid sequence MEDQNFNFGQGQLVADASAEVRAEFYRKTYFHLALAFLAFIGVEAVFLSTPAIVNIGLAMTQGWTWMIVLLGFMFVTNMAENWAIRTDNRSMQYAGFGLYILAEAFIFIPMLYIAMSISEDGSLLWKALSVTVALFVGLSAVVFVTKKDFSFLRSAIMIVSIVALGAIAAGMLFGFDLGLGFSIAMVMLAAGSILYQTSNLIYRYHPSQYVAASLGLFASFMLLLWYIIRIFMSRD is encoded by the coding sequence ATGGAAGATCAGAATTTTAATTTCGGCCAAGGACAATTGGTGGCCGATGCATCTGCCGAAGTGCGCGCAGAATTTTATCGCAAAACATATTTCCACTTGGCGTTGGCTTTTTTGGCGTTCATTGGGGTAGAGGCCGTTTTCCTTTCAACTCCTGCCATTGTCAATATCGGTCTTGCCATGACGCAAGGTTGGACGTGGATGATTGTGCTGCTCGGTTTCATGTTCGTGACCAACATGGCTGAGAATTGGGCCATCAGAACGGACAACCGTTCAATGCAGTATGCAGGTTTCGGACTATACATTCTGGCAGAGGCGTTCATTTTCATCCCGATGCTTTACATCGCCATGTCCATTTCGGAGGATGGTTCGCTGCTTTGGAAAGCGTTGAGTGTGACCGTGGCCTTGTTCGTTGGACTGAGCGCTGTGGTTTTCGTTACCAAAAAGGATTTCTCGTTTCTGCGAAGCGCAATTATGATCGTTAGTATTGTTGCTTTAGGTGCCATTGCTGCTGGAATGCTGTTCGGGTTCGACCTCGGACTTGGGTTTTCCATTGCCATGGTGATGTTGGCTGCAGGATCCATCCTGTACCAGACTTCGAACCTCATATATCGCTATCATCCATCGCAGTATGTGGCGGCTTCACTTGGCCTGTTCGCTTCTTTTATGCTGTTGTTGTGGTACATCATTCGCATTTTCATGAGCCGCGATTGA
- a CDS encoding YHYH protein gives MKSQLTFLFTLCAFGAWAQCNTTTIWNNTTTNEVCSEVSGVVKHWYSNSIPDHVTGNFPNPSNPNTISAQQTDLAMCAYPVQAGQFTDLIIAGFNAMGSCPTFEFGIATNGIEFDPIAAEFFSNPNNGQLNYDWNKNPLSPNVNLGTDMNDAHVQPTGKYHYHGDPANFITNLGITSSQHSPIIGWAADGFPLYYKYVYADAMDANSGIIEANSCFQLKSGTRPGDGTTAPDGAYDGTYVEDYEYNGSMGGCILDECNGRYGVTPDFPNGTYYYVLTTDFPVVPRCFAGTPDMSFAVGPPFAGCGVSDAESYCSALTVDVSAEELSDRLVIFPIPTNSDFLNVQFNGKQELHPTEVTLLDSMGRTIRVEPYNHQQVNLKGLAAGTYFIKFSFEKTEITKRFVKQ, from the coding sequence ATGAAATCGCAACTGACATTCCTATTCACATTATGTGCTTTTGGTGCTTGGGCGCAATGCAATACAACTACCATCTGGAACAACACTACTACCAACGAGGTGTGTTCTGAAGTTAGCGGTGTGGTAAAACATTGGTATTCGAACAGCATTCCCGATCATGTTACAGGAAACTTTCCCAACCCCTCAAACCCAAATACCATCTCGGCCCAGCAGACCGATCTGGCCATGTGCGCCTACCCTGTTCAGGCGGGGCAGTTCACGGACCTGATCATTGCGGGTTTCAATGCGATGGGTAGCTGCCCGACCTTTGAGTTCGGCATTGCCACCAACGGGATCGAGTTCGACCCGATAGCCGCAGAATTCTTCTCCAACCCGAACAACGGCCAGTTGAATTACGACTGGAACAAGAATCCGCTCAGCCCGAATGTTAATCTTGGAACAGACATGAACGATGCGCACGTGCAACCAACCGGCAAGTATCATTATCATGGCGACCCTGCCAATTTCATTACCAATCTTGGCATCACTTCCAGTCAGCATTCGCCCATCATTGGCTGGGCCGCTGATGGTTTCCCGCTCTACTACAAATATGTGTATGCTGATGCCATGGACGCAAACAGTGGAATTATTGAAGCCAACAGTTGTTTCCAACTGAAAAGCGGCACGCGCCCGGGTGACGGAACCACGGCACCCGATGGGGCTTACGATGGCACGTATGTGGAGGATTACGAATACAACGGTTCGATGGGAGGCTGCATTTTGGACGAATGCAACGGCCGCTATGGTGTAACGCCCGATTTCCCGAACGGCACTTACTATTACGTGCTTACAACGGATTTCCCTGTGGTTCCAAGATGCTTTGCAGGAACACCCGACATGTCGTTTGCTGTTGGCCCTCCCTTTGCCGGCTGCGGAGTTTCAGATGCAGAATCCTATTGCTCGGCTCTGACGGTGGATGTATCGGCCGAGGAACTCAGCGACCGATTGGTCATCTTTCCGATTCCCACGAACAGCGATTTCTTGAATGTTCAGTTCAATGGAAAGCAGGAACTGCACCCAACAGAAGTGACCTTATTGGACAGCATGGGACGAACCATTCGGGTTGAACCATACAACCACCAACAGGTGAACCTGAAAGGCTTGGCGGCCGGAACTTATTTCATCAAATTCTCATTCGAGAAAACCGAGATAACGAAACGTTTTGTGAAGCAGTAA
- a CDS encoding gamma carbonic anhydrase family protein — protein MIYEFNGMRPSIHPTAFVHQTASVIGNVQIGRNVYIGPGAAIRGDWGRIVIEDGCNVQENCTIHMFPGTTVWLHESAHVGHGAIIHGAKLLRNCLIGMNAVVMDDAEVGEESIVGALCFVPAEMKIPSRKIVVGNPAKIIKDVSDEMVAWKTEGTKLYQSLPKESHGTLKELGLEDVLSNSPVPKEDPYNGQQKGLFETWKKTGES, from the coding sequence ATGATCTACGAATTCAACGGCATGCGGCCGAGCATTCACCCAACCGCATTTGTGCATCAAACGGCAAGCGTTATCGGTAATGTTCAGATTGGGAGAAATGTTTACATCGGCCCAGGTGCGGCCATCCGTGGCGATTGGGGCAGAATTGTGATCGAAGACGGCTGCAATGTCCAAGAGAATTGCACCATTCACATGTTCCCAGGAACGACCGTCTGGCTGCACGAAAGTGCGCATGTCGGTCACGGGGCTATCATTCACGGGGCAAAGCTTCTACGGAACTGTCTGATTGGAATGAATGCCGTTGTGATGGACGATGCGGAGGTAGGCGAGGAAAGCATTGTCGGAGCGTTGTGCTTCGTTCCTGCCGAGATGAAAATTCCATCACGAAAGATCGTGGTCGGTAATCCTGCCAAGATCATCAAAGATGTTTCGGATGAAATGGTAGCTTGGAAAACGGAAGGCACCAAGCTGTATCAATCTCTTCCGAAGGAAAGTCACGGAACGTTGAAGGAACTTGGTTTGGAGGATGTGCTTTCCAACTCTCCAGTTCCGAAAGAAGACCCTTACAACGGCCAGCAAAAAGGTCTTTTTGAGACTTGGAAGAAAACGGGTGAAAGTTGA
- the pcaF gene encoding 3-oxoadipyl-CoA thiolase, with product MKEAYIVDAIRTPIGSFGGTLSPVRADDLAAIPIRELMKRNPNVDPEAVEDLIFGCANQAGEDNRNVARMALLLAGLPWSVGGETVNRLCSSGMASTINAARAIQTGNGDLYISGGVEHMTRGPWVISKASQPFGRDSEMHDTSFGWRFINPKMQELYGTEGMGQTAENLVEMYGIEREAQDLFAYNSQMKAAKARENGRLAEEIVPVEIPQRKADPIIFDKDEFIRPSTTLEVLGKLRPAFKKDGSVTAGNSSGLNDGAAAILVASDQALKDHNLKPMARIVSAAVAGVEPRIMGIGPVYASEKALKRAGLTLGQMDIIELNEAFAAQSLACTRKMGLADDDPRINPNGGAIAIGHPLGMSGARILQTAAIELQKTQKRYALVTMCIGVGQGYATIIERI from the coding sequence ATGAAAGAAGCATATATCGTTGATGCCATCAGAACACCGATCGGGAGTTTTGGCGGAACGCTTTCGCCCGTTCGGGCAGATGACCTGGCGGCCATTCCGATCCGCGAGTTGATGAAACGGAACCCGAATGTGGACCCAGAAGCCGTTGAAGACCTGATCTTTGGCTGTGCCAATCAGGCTGGTGAAGACAATCGGAATGTTGCTCGTATGGCTTTGCTCTTGGCTGGTCTTCCATGGTCAGTTGGTGGCGAAACGGTGAACCGTTTGTGTTCATCTGGAATGGCATCAACCATCAACGCGGCTCGCGCCATCCAAACTGGTAATGGCGACCTCTACATTTCGGGAGGTGTGGAACACATGACGCGCGGACCGTGGGTCATTTCCAAAGCCAGCCAGCCGTTTGGAAGAGATAGTGAGATGCACGATACAAGCTTCGGTTGGCGGTTCATCAATCCTAAAATGCAGGAATTGTATGGAACCGAAGGCATGGGCCAAACGGCCGAAAATCTGGTGGAGATGTATGGAATTGAACGTGAGGCGCAAGACCTTTTCGCCTACAATTCGCAGATGAAAGCGGCCAAAGCACGTGAAAACGGAAGGCTGGCCGAAGAGATAGTCCCTGTGGAAATTCCGCAGCGTAAAGCCGACCCGATCATCTTCGATAAAGACGAGTTCATTCGTCCGAGTACAACACTCGAAGTTCTCGGAAAACTCCGCCCAGCTTTCAAGAAGGACGGTTCGGTGACGGCTGGAAACAGTTCTGGATTGAACGATGGTGCAGCAGCAATTCTGGTGGCGTCCGATCAAGCGTTGAAAGACCACAACCTCAAGCCGATGGCGCGAATCGTTTCTGCTGCTGTGGCGGGAGTTGAACCGCGTATCATGGGAATTGGACCTGTTTATGCTTCCGAGAAAGCGTTGAAACGTGCAGGTTTGACGCTTGGTCAAATGGACATTATCGAATTAAATGAGGCGTTTGCTGCTCAGTCGTTGGCGTGTACGCGCAAGATGGGACTGGCCGATGATGATCCGCGTATCAATCCGAATGGTGGAGCCATTGCCATCGGGCATCCGCTTGGAATGAGTGGTGCTCGAATCCTCCAAACCGCAGCCATCGAGTTGCAAAAAACGCAGAAACGCTATGCGTTGGTCACCATGTGTATCGGTGTCGGGCAAGGCTACGCAACCATCATAGAAAGAATTTGA